In Ficedula albicollis isolate OC2 chromosome 19, FicAlb1.5, whole genome shotgun sequence, one DNA window encodes the following:
- the PSPH gene encoding phosphoserine phosphatase isoform X1, whose protein sequence is MAQETLHYSHSEKDFILSPHSKKAPKRMASLMELKEIFRSADAVCFDVDSTVIREEGIDELAKFCGVGDAVAEMTRRAMGGTVTFKAALTARLGLIRPSYEQVQKLISDNPPQLTPGIRELVSRLHQRGVQVFLVSGGFQSIVEHVALQLNIPTANVFANRLKFYFNGEYAGFDETQPTAESGGKGKVITHLKEQFHFKKVVMIGDGATDMEACPPGDCFIGFGGNVVRKQVKEKAKWYITHFDELLKELEER, encoded by the exons atgGCTCAGGAAACACTGCACTACTCCCACTCTGAGAAAGACTTCATCTTGTCCCCTCACAGTAAGAAGGCTCCCAAAAGGATGGCATCCCTGATGGAGCTGAAGGAGATCTTCCGCAGCGCCGACGCCGTCTGCTTCGACGTGGACAGCACGGTCATCAGGGAGGAGGGCATCGACGAGCTGGCCAAGTTCTGCGGGGTTGGGGACGCTGTGGCAGAGAT GACCCGCAGGGCGATGGGTGGCACGGTGACATTCAAGGCAGCTCTCACAGCACGGTTAGGTCTCATCCGGCCCTCCTATGAACAAGTGCAGAAATTAATATCTGACAACCCACCTCAGCTAACTCCAGGAATAAG GGAGCTGGTGAGCAGACTCCACCAACGAGGGGTTCAGGTGTTCCTGGTCTCTGGGGGGTTTCAGAGCATTGTGGAACACGTGGCTTTGCAGCTGAACATTCCCACAGCAAACGTCTTCGCCAACAGGCTCAAGTTTTACTTCAACG GAGAATATGCAGGATTTGATGAAACACAACCAACAGCTGAATcaggggggaaaggaaaagttaTCACTCATCTGAAAGAACAGTTCCATTTCAAAAAAGTGGTTATGATTGGAGATGGAGCTACAGACATGGAAGCCTGCCCCCCTGGA GATTGCTTCATTGGATTTGGAGGCAATGTAGTCAGAAAGCAAgtaaaggagaaagcaaaatggTACATCACCCACTTTGATGAATTGCTAAAGGAGCTGGAAGAGCGATAA
- the PSPH gene encoding phosphoserine phosphatase isoform X2: protein MASLMELKEIFRSADAVCFDVDSTVIREEGIDELAKFCGVGDAVAEMTRRAMGGTVTFKAALTARLGLIRPSYEQVQKLISDNPPQLTPGIRELVSRLHQRGVQVFLVSGGFQSIVEHVALQLNIPTANVFANRLKFYFNGEYAGFDETQPTAESGGKGKVITHLKEQFHFKKVVMIGDGATDMEACPPGDCFIGFGGNVVRKQVKEKAKWYITHFDELLKELEER, encoded by the exons ATGGCATCCCTGATGGAGCTGAAGGAGATCTTCCGCAGCGCCGACGCCGTCTGCTTCGACGTGGACAGCACGGTCATCAGGGAGGAGGGCATCGACGAGCTGGCCAAGTTCTGCGGGGTTGGGGACGCTGTGGCAGAGAT GACCCGCAGGGCGATGGGTGGCACGGTGACATTCAAGGCAGCTCTCACAGCACGGTTAGGTCTCATCCGGCCCTCCTATGAACAAGTGCAGAAATTAATATCTGACAACCCACCTCAGCTAACTCCAGGAATAAG GGAGCTGGTGAGCAGACTCCACCAACGAGGGGTTCAGGTGTTCCTGGTCTCTGGGGGGTTTCAGAGCATTGTGGAACACGTGGCTTTGCAGCTGAACATTCCCACAGCAAACGTCTTCGCCAACAGGCTCAAGTTTTACTTCAACG GAGAATATGCAGGATTTGATGAAACACAACCAACAGCTGAATcaggggggaaaggaaaagttaTCACTCATCTGAAAGAACAGTTCCATTTCAAAAAAGTGGTTATGATTGGAGATGGAGCTACAGACATGGAAGCCTGCCCCCCTGGA GATTGCTTCATTGGATTTGGAGGCAATGTAGTCAGAAAGCAAgtaaaggagaaagcaaaatggTACATCACCCACTTTGATGAATTGCTAAAGGAGCTGGAAGAGCGATAA